The genomic stretch ATGAAGAATTGAATTTAAAGATGTTTCGGATTGTATATGAACAAACCTCAATCATTTTTAATGAATTATTTGAACAAAATGATGACATATTCCTTGTGACGAATATGTATAAGCACAAAAAGAAAGAGAAATGTATAAGAAAATTAAAGGTGTATCAACCGTTTCTAAAATGTAAAAATCATTTGAATCAAATTATGGTGAAGACATATCCCTATCCTTTCGAAATCAATAAAGCTGAAGAATACGAGATGCAACAATTTTCCCTGTTATGCAAACCTCGAGACTTACGTGTAACTGAATTACTTAAAGCAGCCAGTAATGAGGATTTTCCACAAAAACCGAAATTCGGAGGTTACTCTATTGATTACCCTGATGTTTTCTTTGTGAACATTACAAAAGACATTATTTTCTTTATCTATGATGACCGCGGATGCGAAGTCATAGCTCATGATTTCAAACGAATACGTCCACTTTATGAAAAATATCACGACTGGGTAGAAGAGTATAAGTGCATGTAATACTTTTTTTAAAAACGATTTATCAGGAAAGGCAGAATTAGATTATGAGGGCCTTACATACAAGATGTAAACGGTTATTGAAACTAAGATGGTATTATGTGATGATGAGAGATCTGCATTTTTATTAGTACTTGATGAAAGATTAGTGGATTTTGATTCTCAAGGTGGAAACCATATTAGTGTTTATTTAGTTACTCACTTTGAGTTATCTGATCAATCGTATAAAGATGTATTAAGCTTTAATGATGATCTTTTGGGTATGGAGCATAACTGTTCGTATGCAATGGATATTCTAAGCGTTAAAGAGGAACTTGATTTCGATTTCCCATTTAATATGCTTGCAATAAAAAGCTATGTACAAGAATTAATAAAAATGTTAGGGATTGATATCACTCTGCCTGAAATGAAAGAAA from Bacillus subtilis subsp. subtilis str. 168 encodes the following:
- the ynaE gene encoding hypothetical protein (Evidence 4: Unknown function but conserved in other organisms), yielding MNLIGYIEERFQNLELIPSIYNQWGTGIHFCLGENIYQLKANEELNLKMFRIVYEQTSIIFNELFEQNDDIFLVTNMYKHKKKEKCIRKLKVYQPFLKCKNHLNQIMVKTYPYPFEINKAEEYEMQQFSLLCKPRDLRVTELLKAASNEDFPQKPKFGGYSIDYPDVFFVNITKDIIFFIYDDRGCEVIAHDFKRIRPLYEKYHDWVEEYKCM
- the ynaF gene encoding conserved hypothetical protein; defective phage region (Evidence 4: Unknown function but conserved in other organisms) translates to MVLCDDERSAFLLVLDERLVDFDSQGGNHISVYLVTHFELSDQSYKDVLSFNDDLLGMEHNCSYAMDILSVKEELDFDFPFNMLAIKSYVQELIKMLGIDITLPEMKERDFDKLSQN